From the genome of Symbiobacterium terraclitae, one region includes:
- the grdC gene encoding glycine/sarcosine/betaine reductase complex component C subunit beta — protein MTEPVIRGVSYCLIHAPNLLVHYGTTPAMERRMHPDSAYLARLPQHLRSYADALAYPPNQTYLGRLRPDELARIPRPWYEHPVEGAEREARYGEMMPEDEFLALLRLVDTFDLVHLEAGFAAAMAERLAAHPLWAADAARLGPGKDLTELRRLLEEHAAPLYLGDRLVGVVRRAHEQDETLSSHVMLENLVTKASAVLGLKHLFAKTGVNPEDVEYIIECSEEACGDMNQRGGGNFAKAIGEMAGCVNATGSDTRSFCAGPTHALIEAAALIRAGVYRHVVVLAGGTPAKLGLNSRDHVAKGLPALEDVIGAFAIHLSADDYVSPRVRLDVVGRHKIGSGSSPQAVMEALVTEPLDRAGLKLTDVDRYGVEMQNPELTEPAGAGDVPQSNYKLIAALAVKRGEIGRAELPAFVAAHGMPGFAPTQGHIPSGVPVIGPVREAIMAGEIQRAMIIGKGSLFLGRMTNLFDGVSVLLERNPGKPAEEPVGAPGGPARQPARTAVGITLHGSELGEEEVLRGAEQAQRQWPDLEVVLIGTPGRPTALRHVDVPACDEPSCATAALTAEHRVMERLLASGELAAAVTLHYPFPIGVATVGRVVTPARGREMLIACTTGTAAADRVEAMVRSAVYGIAVARALGLSEPTVGVLNVEGAPQAERILEEMRQAGYPLRWAASRRADGGSLMRGNDVLTGEPDVLVTDSLTGNLLMKLLSAGATGGSYEATGYGYGPGVGPAQQQIVHIISRASGAPVIAGAIRYAGDMARGGLLQWKSAECAAAQAAGLDRLLAARHAAAGRAGAPPGGAAGTGGQGGAAPVSPPPAKVATAEIPGVEILQLEEAVTCLWAKGIYARSGMGCTGPVVLVADEDLDAARAALREAGFIG, from the coding sequence ATGACGGAGCCCGTCATCCGAGGGGTCTCATACTGTCTGATCCACGCCCCCAACCTGCTCGTGCACTACGGCACCACGCCGGCCATGGAGCGCCGGATGCACCCCGACAGCGCGTACCTGGCCAGGCTGCCGCAGCACCTGCGCAGCTACGCGGACGCCCTGGCCTATCCGCCGAATCAGACCTACCTGGGCCGTCTCCGGCCGGACGAGCTGGCCCGGATCCCCCGCCCCTGGTACGAGCACCCCGTGGAGGGGGCGGAGCGGGAGGCCCGCTACGGCGAGATGATGCCGGAGGACGAGTTCCTGGCGCTCCTGCGCCTGGTGGACACGTTTGACCTGGTGCACCTGGAGGCAGGCTTTGCCGCCGCGATGGCGGAGCGGCTGGCCGCCCACCCGCTCTGGGCCGCGGACGCCGCACGGCTGGGGCCGGGCAAGGACCTGACCGAGCTCCGGCGGCTGCTGGAGGAGCACGCCGCGCCGCTCTACCTGGGCGACAGGCTCGTGGGCGTCGTCCGCCGGGCGCACGAGCAGGACGAGACGCTCTCCAGCCACGTGATGCTGGAGAACCTGGTGACCAAGGCCTCGGCGGTCCTCGGGCTGAAGCACCTGTTCGCGAAGACCGGCGTCAACCCGGAAGACGTGGAGTACATCATCGAGTGCTCCGAAGAGGCCTGCGGCGACATGAACCAGCGGGGCGGCGGCAACTTCGCCAAGGCCATCGGCGAGATGGCCGGCTGCGTGAACGCCACCGGCTCGGACACCCGCTCCTTCTGTGCCGGCCCCACCCACGCGCTGATCGAGGCCGCGGCCCTCATCCGGGCCGGCGTCTACCGGCACGTGGTGGTGCTGGCCGGCGGGACGCCGGCCAAGCTGGGGCTCAACTCCCGCGACCACGTGGCCAAGGGGCTGCCGGCGCTGGAGGACGTGATCGGCGCCTTCGCGATCCACCTCTCGGCCGACGACTATGTGAGCCCCCGGGTGCGGCTGGACGTGGTGGGCCGGCACAAGATCGGCTCCGGCTCCTCGCCCCAGGCGGTGATGGAGGCGCTGGTCACCGAGCCGCTGGACCGGGCCGGTCTGAAGCTGACCGATGTCGACCGCTACGGCGTCGAGATGCAGAACCCGGAGCTCACCGAGCCTGCCGGGGCCGGCGACGTGCCCCAGTCCAACTACAAGCTGATCGCCGCCCTGGCCGTGAAGCGGGGCGAGATCGGCCGGGCGGAGCTGCCCGCCTTCGTCGCGGCCCACGGCATGCCCGGCTTCGCGCCCACCCAGGGGCACATCCCCTCCGGGGTACCGGTGATCGGGCCGGTACGGGAGGCCATCATGGCCGGTGAGATCCAGCGGGCGATGATCATCGGCAAGGGGTCGCTCTTCCTCGGCCGCATGACCAACCTGTTTGACGGTGTCTCGGTGCTGCTGGAGCGGAACCCGGGCAAGCCGGCGGAGGAGCCGGTGGGGGCGCCCGGCGGGCCGGCCAGGCAGCCCGCCCGCACGGCGGTCGGCATCACCCTGCACGGCAGCGAACTGGGTGAGGAGGAGGTGCTGCGGGGGGCCGAGCAGGCCCAGCGGCAGTGGCCCGACCTCGAGGTCGTGCTGATCGGCACGCCGGGCCGCCCGACGGCCCTGCGCCATGTGGATGTGCCGGCGTGCGACGAGCCATCATGCGCCACGGCGGCGCTGACGGCGGAGCACCGGGTCATGGAGCGGCTGCTGGCCTCCGGCGAGCTGGCCGCGGCGGTCACGCTGCACTACCCCTTCCCCATCGGCGTGGCGACGGTGGGCCGCGTGGTCACCCCCGCCCGGGGGCGGGAGATGCTGATCGCCTGTACCACCGGAACGGCGGCGGCCGACCGGGTGGAGGCGATGGTCCGCTCCGCGGTCTACGGCATCGCCGTGGCCCGGGCGCTGGGGCTCTCCGAGCCGACGGTGGGCGTGCTCAACGTGGAGGGCGCGCCGCAGGCCGAGCGCATCCTCGAGGAGATGCGCCAGGCCGGGTACCCGCTGCGCTGGGCCGCGTCCCGGCGGGCGGACGGCGGCTCCCTGATGCGGGGCAACGACGTGCTCACCGGCGAGCCCGACGTGCTGGTGACCGACAGCCTGACGGGCAACCTGCTGATGAAGCTGCTCTCGGCCGGCGCCACCGGCGGCAGCTACGAGGCGACGGGCTACGGTTACGGCCCGGGCGTGGGACCGGCGCAGCAGCAGATCGTGCACATCATCAGCCGGGCGTCCGGCGCGCCGGTGATCGCGGGTGCCATTCGCTACGCGGGCGACATGGCCCGGGGCGGGCTGCTGCAGTGGAAGTCGGCGGAGTGCGCCGCGGCCCAGGCGGCCGGGCTGGACCGCCTGCTGGCCGCGCGGCACGCCGCCGCCGGCCGGGCGGGCGCACCGCCCGGGGGCGCCGCCGGGACCGGCGGGCAGGGCGGAGCGGCTCCGGTGTCGCCGCCGCCCGCGAAGGTGGCGACCGCCGAGATCCCCGGCGTGGAGATCCTGCAACTGGAGGAGGCCGTGACCTGCCTCTGGGCGAAGGGCATCTACGCCAGGTCGGGCATGGGCTGCACCGGCCCGGTGGTGCTGGTGGCCGACGAGGACCTGGATGCGGCCCGGGCGGCGCTGCGCGAGGCCGGGTTCATCGGGTAG
- a CDS encoding DMT family transporter translates to MASWLTWLLIVVGGVAGALQAPVNATLAQHIRPMPASLVSFTVGAAAMLVVTLLTLRGQSLSSLAGGLAAAPAWSLLGGLCGAVVVSAVIVGTGAVGANATLSLITAVQLVTALLIDAAGLGTAGPIPIRWPQVVGVLLMIGGMKLVLTR, encoded by the coding sequence ATGGCATCCTGGCTCACATGGCTGCTGATTGTCGTCGGGGGCGTGGCGGGCGCGCTCCAGGCCCCCGTCAACGCGACGCTGGCCCAGCACATCCGCCCGATGCCGGCGTCGCTGGTCTCGTTCACCGTGGGTGCCGCCGCCATGTTGGTGGTGACGCTGCTGACCCTGCGCGGCCAGAGCCTCTCCAGCCTGGCCGGCGGCCTCGCCGCCGCGCCCGCCTGGAGCCTGCTGGGCGGCCTCTGCGGCGCCGTCGTGGTGAGCGCGGTCATCGTGGGCACGGGGGCTGTGGGCGCCAACGCCACCCTGAGCCTGATCACCGCCGTGCAGCTGGTTACGGCGCTGCTGATCGACGCCGCTGGCCTGGGCACCGCCGGCCCGATTCCCATCCGCTGGCCCCAGGTGGTCGGCGTGCTCCTGATGATCGGCGGGATGAAGCTGGTCCTCACGCGCTAA
- a CDS encoding TorD/DmsD family molecular chaperone, whose amino-acid sequence MATTAEARLGSEALTACLQARLFAYELLRKAFRQEPERGFALSLAHGGHIESFPYREESAEIEQGAVLVTGYLADSRNTSDAAYDELHWDYTRMFVGPYKLPAPPWESAYRTKERLLFQAETLAVRQAYLKYGLQAPGYPAEPDDHIGLELDFMHQTTRMALRHAECGEGEALVALLGDQLAFLEEHMLAWVPQFAADVVRSARTDFYRGMAQILNGFLAIDCALLQELLREPAAEA is encoded by the coding sequence ATGGCCACGACCGCGGAAGCCAGGCTCGGCTCTGAAGCCCTCACGGCGTGTCTCCAGGCCCGGCTGTTCGCATACGAACTGCTCCGGAAAGCCTTCCGGCAAGAGCCCGAGCGGGGGTTTGCCCTCTCGCTGGCCCACGGCGGGCATATCGAGTCCTTCCCCTACCGGGAGGAGAGCGCGGAGATCGAGCAGGGCGCAGTCCTCGTGACCGGTTACCTGGCTGACAGCCGCAACACCTCGGATGCGGCCTACGACGAGCTTCACTGGGACTACACCCGCATGTTCGTCGGTCCCTACAAGCTGCCCGCCCCGCCGTGGGAGTCGGCCTACCGCACGAAGGAGCGCCTGCTCTTCCAGGCCGAGACGCTGGCTGTGCGCCAGGCCTATCTGAAGTACGGCCTGCAGGCGCCCGGGTACCCGGCCGAGCCGGACGACCACATCGGCCTGGAGCTCGACTTCATGCACCAGACCACCCGCATGGCCCTGAGGCACGCAGAGTGCGGTGAGGGTGAGGCTCTCGTTGCGCTGCTGGGCGATCAGCTGGCCTTCCTGGAGGAGCACATGCTGGCCTGGGTGCCGCAGTTTGCCGCTGACGTGGTGCGCAGCGCCCGGACCGACTTCTACAGGGGCATGGCGCAGATCCTGAACGGTTTCCTGGCGATCGATTGCGCACTGCTGCAGGAGCTGCTGCGGGAGCCGGCCGCCGAGGCGTGA
- a CDS encoding molybdopterin-dependent oxidoreductase — protein sequence MNSLLDRALKYRTSRRGFLGLTAAGVATAALVGEQLVPAWPERRQASAETEGKWVTAACWHNCGGRCLNKALVKDGMVIRQKTDDTHPDSPDYPQQRACARGRSQRQQVLGADRLKYPMKRKHWEPGGGNKELRGRDEWVRISWDEALDIVASEIKRIKEKYGNESIMAFGSEIGRTLSLYGGYVSVWGSTSYGTWLETGPRIGLSSGNHVNDRMDMRKTQLLILWGANPAWSSAGLPTYNYLQVKKAGARVITIDPLFNETARVLADEWIPIRPGTDHALALGLAHTLLVEDDPETNPLIDWDFLHRCTVGFDKDHMPPGADPKENFKDYLLGTYDGQPKDAEWASEICGVKADRIRQLAREIGGTERVSLLVSWAPARGNNLDSWPQALMALGAMSGHMGRPGSMTGVCTHSGASNNGPSLVRAGGNGLPNIANPVKLRLNHNEHWTAVLEGKYMAGKGPGVTEPVNIQMIYHAGSSALNQKPGLVRGVAAHRKVEFVVAHHYALNTSAKYADVVLPITTEWERAGTLLSGNREILIWAQHVIDPLFEAKSDMWIAVELAKRLGLNAEEVCPISEEQQLFNRLAGAQVLKEDGKTWEKLLTITAEDIAEMGVEGEPQTGRITLAEFREKGIYQVPRRPGDNYEYVHLAEFRQDPEKHPLNTTSGKLEIYCQAIADHVRNCGWSEISPIPKYNRPTEGYEDTFADWEKKIKGDYPLQLYTIHYPRRSHSVFDNVPWLREAFPQEFIMNPVDAEARGIKDGDIVKISSRHGTVIRPVYLTERIMPGVVTLGEGAWADIDDETGIDKAGATNTLNGAIPTGQGHAGWNTCNVQVERYDGPLPPDHTWPQRVIF from the coding sequence GTGAACAGTCTACTGGATCGAGCCCTGAAGTACCGGACGAGTCGCCGAGGGTTCCTTGGCCTGACGGCCGCCGGCGTCGCCACGGCGGCGCTGGTGGGCGAGCAACTGGTTCCCGCGTGGCCGGAACGCAGGCAGGCGTCGGCCGAGACCGAGGGCAAGTGGGTCACGGCCGCCTGCTGGCACAACTGCGGCGGGCGCTGCCTGAACAAGGCCCTGGTGAAGGACGGAATGGTGATCCGGCAGAAGACCGACGACACCCACCCGGACAGCCCCGACTACCCGCAGCAGAGGGCGTGCGCCCGGGGCCGCTCCCAGCGGCAGCAGGTGCTGGGCGCCGACCGGCTCAAGTACCCGATGAAGCGGAAGCACTGGGAGCCCGGCGGCGGCAACAAGGAGCTGCGCGGCCGTGACGAGTGGGTCCGCATCTCGTGGGACGAGGCGCTGGACATCGTCGCCAGCGAGATCAAGCGCATCAAGGAGAAGTACGGCAACGAGTCGATCATGGCCTTCGGCAGCGAGATCGGCCGCACGCTGAGCCTCTACGGCGGTTACGTCTCGGTCTGGGGATCGACCTCCTACGGCACCTGGCTGGAAACGGGGCCCCGCATTGGCCTCTCCAGCGGCAACCACGTGAACGACCGCATGGACATGCGGAAGACGCAGCTGCTCATCCTGTGGGGAGCCAACCCCGCCTGGAGCAGCGCCGGTCTGCCCACCTACAACTACCTGCAGGTCAAGAAGGCAGGGGCCAGGGTCATCACCATCGACCCGCTGTTCAACGAGACGGCCCGGGTGCTGGCCGACGAGTGGATCCCGATCCGCCCGGGCACCGACCACGCCCTCGCGCTGGGGCTCGCCCACACCCTGCTGGTCGAGGACGACCCCGAGACCAACCCGCTCATCGACTGGGACTTCCTCCATCGCTGCACCGTCGGGTTCGACAAGGATCACATGCCGCCCGGCGCGGATCCGAAGGAGAACTTCAAGGACTACCTGCTCGGCACGTACGACGGCCAGCCCAAGGACGCCGAGTGGGCTTCTGAGATCTGCGGCGTGAAGGCGGACCGGATCCGCCAGCTGGCCCGGGAGATCGGCGGAACCGAGCGCGTCTCGCTGCTGGTCAGCTGGGCGCCCGCCCGCGGCAACAACCTCGACTCCTGGCCGCAGGCCTTGATGGCCCTGGGCGCGATGTCCGGCCATATGGGACGGCCCGGCAGCATGACGGGAGTCTGCACCCACAGCGGCGCCTCCAACAACGGCCCGTCGCTGGTGCGGGCCGGCGGCAACGGCCTGCCCAACATCGCCAACCCGGTGAAGCTGCGGCTCAACCACAACGAGCACTGGACGGCCGTCCTCGAAGGCAAGTACATGGCCGGCAAGGGCCCGGGCGTCACGGAACCGGTCAACATCCAGATGATCTACCACGCCGGCTCCTCTGCCCTGAACCAGAAGCCGGGCCTCGTCAGGGGCGTTGCCGCCCACCGCAAGGTCGAGTTCGTCGTGGCCCACCACTACGCCCTGAACACGTCCGCCAAGTACGCAGACGTCGTTCTGCCCATCACCACCGAATGGGAGCGCGCCGGCACGCTGCTCTCTGGCAACCGCGAGATCCTGATCTGGGCGCAGCACGTGATCGACCCGCTCTTCGAGGCCAAGTCCGACATGTGGATCGCCGTTGAGCTGGCCAAGCGGCTCGGGCTCAACGCGGAGGAGGTCTGCCCGATCTCCGAGGAGCAGCAGCTGTTCAACCGCCTGGCCGGCGCCCAGGTGCTGAAGGAGGACGGCAAGACCTGGGAAAAGCTGCTCACCATCACCGCCGAGGACATCGCCGAGATGGGCGTAGAGGGTGAGCCGCAGACCGGGCGCATCACCCTGGCGGAGTTCCGGGAGAAGGGCATCTACCAGGTGCCGCGCCGCCCGGGCGACAACTACGAGTACGTGCACCTGGCCGAGTTCCGTCAGGACCCGGAGAAGCACCCGCTGAACACGACAAGCGGCAAGCTGGAGATCTACTGCCAGGCGATCGCCGACCACGTCCGCAACTGCGGCTGGTCCGAGATCTCACCCATTCCGAAGTACAACCGGCCCACCGAGGGGTATGAGGACACCTTCGCGGACTGGGAGAAGAAGATCAAGGGCGACTATCCGCTCCAGCTCTACACCATCCACTACCCGCGTCGCTCGCATTCGGTGTTCGACAACGTGCCCTGGCTCCGGGAGGCTTTCCCGCAGGAGTTCATCATGAACCCGGTCGACGCGGAGGCCCGCGGCATCAAGGACGGCGACATCGTCAAGATCAGCAGCCGCCACGGCACCGTCATCCGGCCGGTCTACCTGACCGAGCGGATCATGCCGGGGGTGGTCACCCTGGGCGAGGGCGCCTGGGCGGACATCGACGACGAGACCGGCATCGACAAGGCGGGGGCGACCAACACGCTGAACGGGGCCATCCCCACCGGCCAGGGCCACGCGGGCTGGAACACCTGCAACGTCCAGGTCGAGCGTTACGACGGGCCGTTGCCTCCCGACCACACCTGGCCGCAGCGGGTCATCTTCTAA
- a CDS encoding DMSO/selenate family reductase complex B subunit, whose product MAQKGFYYDMTICIGCKACQIACKDKNDLPVGPLFRKVYTFEGGKFPRPWFYHLSVGCNHCADPRCVQNCPVGAITKRAEDGLVIQDPSLCIGCRLCTWSCPYGAPQYIEELGRSGKCNGCYELVDQGQNPPCVDACVMRALDFGDLSELRAKYGGTNDVAGLPDPGLTNPAILINPSPEARR is encoded by the coding sequence GTGGCTCAGAAGGGCTTCTACTACGACATGACGATCTGCATCGGCTGCAAGGCCTGTCAGATCGCCTGCAAGGACAAGAACGACCTGCCCGTCGGGCCGCTCTTCCGCAAGGTCTACACCTTCGAGGGCGGCAAGTTCCCCCGGCCATGGTTCTACCACCTGTCCGTGGGCTGCAACCACTGTGCCGACCCGCGGTGCGTCCAGAACTGCCCCGTGGGGGCGATCACCAAGCGGGCGGAAGACGGCCTGGTCATCCAGGACCCGTCCCTGTGCATCGGCTGCCGGCTCTGCACGTGGTCCTGTCCCTACGGCGCCCCGCAGTACATCGAGGAGCTGGGCCGTTCGGGCAAGTGCAACGGATGCTACGAGCTCGTGGACCAGGGCCAGAACCCGCCCTGCGTCGACGCCTGCGTCATGCGGGCCCTCGACTTCGGGGACCTGAGCGAGCTGAGGGCGAAGTACGGCGGCACCAACGACGTGGCCGGCCTGCCCGATCCCGGCCTCACCAACCCTGCGATCCTGATCAACCCGTCGCCCGAGGCGCGGCGCTAG
- a CDS encoding dimethyl sulfoxide reductase anchor subunit family protein — translation METSEWALILFTVLAQASIGAFLLLTWLRQRNQEPGRDPVYRKSVAVLVALAAVALLASLFHLGRPALALTALRNLGTSWLSREIFFTGGFFVLLVASQLLESRPGLRRAVDWLAALAGVLAVISMAAVYSTTMRPAWQGWGTYVAFAGTAVLMGLGLTAGLLTFFGRTEGGMSSDVQQLTALAVVALVAGLVAYPLYLASLGTGGPEAQASLQLLGSRYAALLAVRWALTLVGGAVPLVLTWRRLAAGAAAAGLVYTAAVSLLAGELVGRYLFYATGVQIGIG, via the coding sequence ATGGAAACCTCTGAGTGGGCCCTGATCCTGTTTACCGTGCTGGCACAGGCTTCGATCGGCGCCTTCCTGCTCCTCACCTGGCTCCGGCAGCGCAACCAGGAGCCCGGGCGCGATCCGGTCTACCGGAAGTCGGTTGCGGTCCTCGTGGCGCTGGCGGCCGTCGCCCTGCTGGCCTCCCTGTTCCACCTGGGGCGCCCGGCGCTGGCGCTGACCGCCCTGCGGAACCTCGGCACCTCGTGGTTGTCGCGCGAAATTTTCTTCACTGGCGGCTTCTTCGTGCTCCTGGTGGCGAGTCAGCTCCTGGAGAGCAGGCCTGGCCTGCGGCGCGCAGTAGACTGGCTGGCCGCGCTCGCCGGGGTTCTCGCCGTGATCAGCATGGCGGCCGTCTACAGCACGACGATGCGGCCGGCCTGGCAGGGCTGGGGTACCTACGTCGCCTTCGCGGGGACGGCCGTGCTGATGGGCTTGGGCCTCACCGCCGGGCTGCTCACCTTCTTCGGCCGCACGGAGGGCGGAATGAGCAGCGACGTGCAACAGTTGACCGCGCTGGCCGTGGTTGCCCTGGTCGCCGGTCTGGTGGCCTATCCGCTCTACCTGGCGTCGCTGGGCACCGGCGGTCCGGAGGCGCAGGCCTCCCTCCAGCTGCTCGGGAGCCGGTACGCGGCGCTGTTGGCCGTCCGCTGGGCGCTCACCCTCGTCGGCGGGGCGGTGCCGCTGGTGCTCACCTGGCGGCGGCTGGCCGCGGGCGCGGCGGCGGCCGGCCTGGTCTACACGGCGGCAGTCTCCCTGCTGGCCGGCGAACTGGTGGGGCGCTACCTGTTCTACGCCACGGGAGTTCAGATCGGAATCGGGTAG